Proteins encoded together in one Thermococcus gammatolerans EJ3 window:
- a CDS encoding DUF3216 domain-containing protein, with the protein MIEVPEVEEVKALLEELGEFGLVNAIDSFLVLNEGLESKKGKEFIEVSVLGFLEGILLALKSKVDDPRVGELYEKVRKRRAELDELFRKPRVPYLEE; encoded by the coding sequence ATGATAGAGGTTCCGGAGGTTGAAGAGGTTAAGGCACTCCTGGAGGAACTCGGAGAGTTCGGACTGGTGAATGCCATAGACTCGTTCCTGGTGTTAAATGAGGGTCTGGAGAGCAAAAAGGGAAAGGAGTTCATAGAGGTTTCCGTACTCGGCTTCCTCGAGGGCATATTGCTCGCACTGAAGTCAAAAGTCGATGATCCCCGAGTCGGAGAGCTCTACGAGAAGGTCAGGAAAAGAAGGGCAGAGCTAGATGAGCTGTTCCGAAAGCCGAGGGTACCCTACTTGGAGGAGTGA
- a CDS encoding MBL fold metallo-hydrolase produces the protein MSGLRISSIEEFPRDIIPIEIPPSVVILRGIGWDSNVYLVRSGEEALIVDTGTGVNWHVYAEIWTKNGYLRGIKRAVIFNTHEHFDHVGGNRAFREWLEGLGIKVLFAAHEITARTLERGDDYVILGYAYGRPFEPQPVEMKLNEGDRIKIGSLELRLIHTPGHTAGSACLYLEEGNTKIMFTGDTVFNGTVGRVDLPTGNGWELRESLERLLEFEVDFGLPGHGRPITEWRRNLEKVLGLV, from the coding sequence ATGAGCGGTTTGAGAATAAGCTCAATAGAAGAGTTTCCTCGCGACATAATCCCGATTGAGATACCGCCCAGCGTGGTTATACTCCGGGGCATAGGCTGGGACTCCAACGTCTACCTCGTCAGGAGTGGTGAAGAGGCTCTCATAGTGGACACCGGAACCGGCGTCAACTGGCACGTCTATGCTGAAATCTGGACGAAAAACGGCTACCTCCGGGGAATAAAGCGGGCGGTGATCTTCAACACGCACGAGCACTTCGACCACGTTGGCGGGAACAGGGCCTTCAGAGAGTGGCTGGAAGGTCTCGGTATTAAAGTTCTCTTCGCGGCCCACGAGATAACCGCCAGAACCCTCGAGCGGGGGGACGACTACGTGATCCTCGGCTACGCCTACGGCAGGCCCTTTGAGCCCCAGCCGGTTGAGATGAAGCTTAACGAGGGGGACAGGATCAAAATCGGCTCCCTTGAACTCCGCCTTATCCACACGCCGGGTCACACGGCAGGGAGTGCCTGCCTCTACCTTGAGGAAGGGAATACCAAAATAATGTTCACGGGCGATACCGTCTTTAACGGAACGGTCGGAAGGGTTGACCTTCCAACCGGGAACGGATGGGAGCTCAGGGAGAGCCTTGAGCGGCTTCTCGAGTTTGAAGTGGACTTCGGCCTGCCGGGTCATGGAAGGCCAATAACCGAGTGGAGGAGGAACTTGGAAAAAGTCCTGGGGCTGGTATGA
- a CDS encoding ferritin family protein encodes MKALVSFNRERLESYLSEVVDKLKSLSFKEALSYAIFNEEDEAKYYAELAQKAKRPSVRALFLQMSDESLGHKERLYKLFKKLFPDEEPVKVDAPPVEVAPFYPEFEKVEDYLHALEYCMESELFAKRTYEILSTKAEDEEARALFAQLALMEEEHYERIRKVYELVSKMKRRKISLEALEPGGYLFEDRAKARYTFLDVIGEDRGLVITREHPKKIRSWMKIDVPVLWLSESAMKMSGVRTLPPKLLLDKAEDIAECVSSENLRAVLLESAEYLLLETTEKDLIKFLLDLRDLAIERGFYLIVSAEKEAFTPTSWAILRANMERIE; translated from the coding sequence GTGAAGGCATTGGTAAGCTTTAATAGGGAGAGACTGGAGAGTTATCTCAGTGAGGTTGTCGATAAGCTGAAATCGCTCTCCTTCAAGGAGGCCCTGAGCTACGCGATCTTCAACGAAGAGGACGAGGCAAAATATTACGCAGAGCTGGCCCAGAAAGCCAAAAGGCCAAGCGTTAGGGCGCTCTTTCTCCAGATGAGTGATGAGAGCCTTGGGCACAAAGAAAGGCTTTACAAGCTCTTCAAAAAGCTCTTTCCCGACGAGGAGCCGGTTAAGGTAGATGCTCCCCCCGTAGAGGTTGCGCCCTTCTATCCTGAGTTTGAAAAGGTTGAAGACTACCTCCACGCCCTTGAGTATTGCATGGAGAGTGAACTCTTTGCGAAGAGGACCTACGAGATACTCTCGACCAAAGCAGAGGACGAGGAGGCCAGGGCTTTATTCGCACAGCTCGCACTCATGGAGGAGGAGCACTACGAAAGAATAAGGAAGGTCTACGAACTCGTCTCAAAGATGAAGAGGAGGAAAATATCCTTGGAAGCCCTGGAACCAGGGGGTTACCTTTTTGAGGACAGGGCGAAGGCACGCTACACATTCCTCGACGTAATCGGAGAAGATAGGGGGCTTGTGATAACACGGGAGCACCCGAAGAAGATCCGCTCGTGGATGAAAATTGACGTCCCAGTTCTCTGGCTCTCTGAGAGTGCAATGAAGATGAGCGGTGTCAGAACCCTCCCCCCCAAGCTCCTCCTTGACAAGGCAGAAGACATAGCCGAATGTGTCTCGTCGGAAAATCTCAGAGCCGTCCTCCTTGAAAGCGCCGAGTACTTACTCTTGGAAACAACTGAGAAAGACCTGATAAAGTTCCTCCTTGATTTGAGGGATCTGGCGATAGAGAGGGGTTTTTACCTTATAGTCTCCGCAGAAAAGGAAGCGTTTACACCCACGAGCTGGGCCATATTGAGGGCCAACATGGAAAGGATAGAGTGA
- a CDS encoding YchF/TatD family DNA exonuclease, translating to MIDAHAHVEMFKGKIPEVVEESRKRLKLIVDSITEYRKFHVWKSWDALKPYFGFIQPTLGYAPNEARRGNWEKVKRVEEFIREHAGEIVAIGEIGLDFYYARTEAERRNQREIFAHFLGLAVELELPVVLHARDAEKEVFEAIEKAGVNAYFHSYSGPEELALEIARAGHFVGINTGIDFIPEVRKAAEVVPLENILVETDSPYISPYKGQKNYPWNVEYAIRRIAELRALTFEEVERITEENVLRFFELG from the coding sequence ATGATCGACGCTCATGCTCACGTTGAGATGTTCAAGGGGAAGATTCCAGAGGTCGTTGAGGAGAGCCGGAAAAGGCTGAAGCTCATAGTCGACTCCATAACGGAGTATCGGAAGTTCCACGTCTGGAAAAGCTGGGACGCTTTAAAGCCATACTTCGGTTTCATTCAGCCAACCCTCGGCTACGCACCGAACGAGGCGAGGAGGGGAAACTGGGAGAAAGTGAAACGGGTTGAGGAGTTTATACGGGAGCACGCCGGCGAGATCGTGGCAATCGGCGAGATCGGGCTGGACTTTTACTACGCGAGGACAGAGGCCGAGAGGAGGAACCAGAGGGAAATCTTCGCCCACTTTCTGGGCTTAGCAGTTGAGCTCGAGCTCCCCGTTGTTCTGCACGCGAGGGACGCCGAGAAGGAAGTCTTCGAGGCAATCGAAAAAGCGGGCGTTAATGCTTACTTTCACTCCTACAGCGGGCCGGAGGAGCTGGCCCTTGAAATAGCGCGGGCCGGACACTTCGTGGGGATAAACACTGGGATAGATTTCATTCCAGAGGTAAGAAAGGCCGCGGAAGTTGTTCCACTTGAGAACATCCTGGTTGAGACAGATTCACCCTACATAAGCCCGTACAAGGGACAGAAAAACTACCCGTGGAACGTGGAGTACGCCATCAGGCGGATAGCCGAGCTGAGGGCTCTGACCTTCGAGGAGGTTGAGAGAATAACCGAGGAGAACGTCCTCAGATTCTTTGAGTTGGGGTGA
- a CDS encoding DUF504 domain-containing protein: MRKGSLKEVLAKIKHDPREDERDYYIVIEHRGAYGNEKKIPVEMIELGHGYFFIGETQIPYHRIIRVVKGNGKVVWEKRRRKQ, encoded by the coding sequence ATGAGGAAGGGCTCTCTAAAGGAGGTTCTGGCGAAGATCAAGCACGACCCCCGGGAGGATGAGCGGGACTACTACATCGTTATCGAGCACCGGGGAGCTTACGGTAACGAGAAGAAGATCCCGGTCGAGATGATCGAGCTTGGACACGGCTACTTCTTCATTGGAGAAACACAGATTCCCTATCACCGCATCATCAGAGTCGTGAAGGGGAACGGAAAGGTGGTGTGGGAGAAAAGAAGGCGGAAGCAATAG
- a CDS encoding iron-sulfur cluster assembly protein: MGLLSFLRSRKQKVTGSKKYLPGEVRKVVRILEDIDDPETGLNVVEEGLVYGLTVEGKRVEVFLLMARSTPECHFCRMLAINVQNRILRDVVEALKKEGFERVKVYNELGLLLAEG; the protein is encoded by the coding sequence ATGGGATTACTGAGCTTTCTGCGGTCCAGAAAACAGAAAGTAACAGGATCAAAGAAATATCTGCCCGGGGAAGTCAGGAAGGTCGTTCGAATCCTTGAGGACATTGATGACCCTGAAACCGGTCTGAACGTGGTTGAGGAGGGACTCGTTTACGGCCTCACAGTTGAAGGGAAACGCGTCGAGGTCTTTCTCCTAATGGCTCGCTCCACCCCCGAATGCCATTTCTGTCGAATGCTCGCCATAAACGTTCAGAACAGGATCCTGAGGGACGTTGTGGAGGCCCTAAAGAAAGAGGGCTTTGAGAGGGTTAAAGTGTACAACGAACTGGGCCTCCTGCTCGCGGAGGGGTGA